In a genomic window of Streptococcus oralis:
- a CDS encoding branched-chain amino acid aminotransferase: MKEKNMTVAIDWENLGFAYMKLPYRYIAHYKNGQWDQGELTEDATLHISESSPSLHYGQQAFEGLKAYRTKDGSVQLFRPDENAKRLQRTCDRLLMPQVPTEMFVEACKAVVRANEEYVPPYGTGGTLYLRPLLIGVGDIIGVKPAEEYIFTIFAMPVGNYFKGGLVPTNFLIQDEYDRAAPNGTGAAKVGGNYAASLLPGKMAKSRQFSDVIYLDPSTHTNIEEVGSANFFGITADNEFVTPLSPSILPSITKYSLLYLAEHRLGLTPIEGDVPIDNLDRFVEAGACGTAAVISPIGGIQHGDNFHVFYSETEVGPVTRKLYDELTGIQFGDVEAPEGWIVKVD; encoded by the coding sequence ATAAAGGAGAAAAACATGACAGTTGCAATTGATTGGGAAAACCTTGGATTTGCTTATATGAAATTACCTTACCGTTATATCGCTCACTACAAAAATGGTCAATGGGATCAAGGAGAATTGACAGAGGATGCAACCTTGCATATTTCAGAGTCTTCTCCAAGTCTCCACTATGGACAGCAAGCATTTGAGGGATTGAAAGCCTATCGTACCAAGGACGGCAGTGTTCAATTGTTCCGTCCTGACGAAAATGCTAAGCGTTTGCAACGTACTTGTGACCGTCTTTTGATGCCACAAGTTCCGACAGAAATGTTTGTAGAAGCTTGTAAAGCAGTTGTGCGTGCAAATGAAGAATACGTCCCACCATATGGAACAGGTGGAACCCTTTATCTTCGTCCGCTGTTGATTGGTGTCGGGGATATTATTGGGGTAAAACCAGCAGAAGAATATATTTTTACCATCTTTGCTATGCCAGTAGGTAACTATTTTAAAGGTGGTTTAGTCCCAACTAACTTCTTGATTCAGGATGAATACGACCGTGCAGCTCCGAATGGTACAGGTGCGGCCAAGGTAGGTGGAAACTATGCTGCTAGTCTCCTCCCAGGTAAAATGGCCAAGTCACGCCAATTTTCAGATGTTATCTACTTAGACCCATCTACACATACAAATATTGAAGAAGTCGGATCAGCCAACTTCTTTGGAATCACGGCAGACAATGAATTTGTTACGCCATTGAGTCCATCCATCTTGCCATCTATTACCAAGTATTCTTTGCTTTATTTGGCAGAACACCGCTTGGGCTTGACTCCGATTGAAGGCGATGTCCCAATTGATAATTTGGATCGTTTTGTAGAGGCAGGAGCTTGTGGTACAGCAGCGGTTATTTCTCCAATTGGAGGCATCCAACATGGCGATAATTTCCATGTTTTCTATAGTGAAACAGAAGTAGGTCCTGTGACACGTAAACTTTATGATGAATTGACTGGTATCCAATTTGGTGATGTAGAAGCGCCTGAAGGATGGATTGTCAAAGTGGACTAA
- a CDS encoding DUF3272 family protein, whose product MTRQQFIVIALFTAAETYFFNEAWMTGRYFMAAFWAILLFRNFRLSYVMGKIVDAIDQHLNRKD is encoded by the coding sequence ATGACTAGACAACAATTTATCGTGATAGCACTATTTACTGCTGCTGAGACTTATTTTTTCAATGAAGCTTGGATGACGGGTCGCTATTTTATGGCAGCCTTTTGGGCCATTCTACTTTTTCGAAATTTTAGGTTAAGTTATGTAATGGGGAAAATAGTAGATGCCATTGATCAGCACCTAAACCGCAAGGATTAG
- the sufC gene encoding Fe-S cluster assembly ATPase SufC: MSVLEIKDLHVEIEGKEILKGVNLTLKTGEIAAIMGPNGTGKSTLSAAIMGNPNYEVTKGEVLFDGVNILELEVDERARMGLFLAMQYPSEIPGITNAEFLRAAMNAGKEDDEKISVREFITKLDEKMELLNMKEEMAERYLNEGFSGGEKKRNEILQLLMLEPTFALLDEIDSGLDIDALKVVSKGVNAMRGEGFGAMIITHYQRLLNYITPDVVHVMMEGRVVLSGGPELAARLEREGYAKLAEELGYDYKEEL, translated from the coding sequence ATGTCAGTATTAGAGATCAAAGATCTTCACGTTGAAATTGAAGGAAAAGAAATTTTGAAAGGGGTCAATCTGACTCTGAAAACAGGAGAAATCGCAGCTATCATGGGACCAAATGGTACTGGTAAATCGACTCTTTCTGCAGCTATCATGGGGAACCCTAACTATGAGGTTACCAAAGGTGAGGTCTTGTTTGATGGCGTAAACATCCTTGAATTGGAAGTGGATGAGCGTGCGCGTATGGGACTTTTCCTTGCTATGCAATACCCATCTGAAATCCCTGGAATTACCAACGCTGAATTTCTTCGTGCAGCTATGAATGCTGGTAAAGAAGATGATGAAAAGATTTCAGTTCGTGAGTTCATCACTAAACTAGACGAGAAAATGGAATTGCTCAACATGAAAGAAGAAATGGCAGAGCGTTACCTCAACGAAGGTTTCTCTGGTGGTGAGAAAAAACGCAATGAAATTCTTCAACTTTTGATGTTGGAACCAACTTTTGCTCTTTTGGATGAGATTGACTCAGGTCTTGATATTGATGCCCTTAAAGTCGTATCGAAAGGTGTCAATGCCATGCGTGGTGAAGGCTTTGGTGCTATGATTATCACTCACTACCAACGTCTTTTGAACTATATCACGCCAGACGTGGTACACGTGATGATGGAAGGTCGTGTGGTCCTTTCTGGTGGTCCAGAATTGGCTGCCCGTTTGGAACGTGAAGGATACGCAAAACTAGCTGAAGAACTTGGCTACGACTACAAGGAAGAATTGTAA
- a CDS encoding cysteine desulfurase, with protein MLDVEAIRKDFPILDQIVNDEPLVYLDNAATTQKPLAVLETINRYYEQDNANVHRGVHTLAERATASYEAARETIRKFINAGSTKEVLFTRGTTTSLNWVARFAEEILTEGDQVLISVMEHHSNIIPWQEACRKTGAELVYVYLKDGALDMEDLRAKLTDKVKFVSLAQASNVLGVVNPIKEITQLAHQVRAIMVVDGAQSTPHMKIDVQDLDVDFFAFSGHKMAGPTGIGVLYGKEKYLEQMSPVEFGGEMIDFVYEQSASWKELPWKFEAGTPNMAGAIGLAAAVDYLDKIGMDAIEAYEQELIAYVYPKLQAIEGLTIYGSQDLAQRSGVIAFNLGDLHPHDLATALDYEGVAVRAGHHCAQPLLQHLEVPATARASFYIYNTKADCDKLVDALQKTKEFFNGTF; from the coding sequence ATGTTAGATGTAGAAGCGATTCGTAAGGATTTTCCAATTTTAGACCAGATTGTCAACGATGAACCTCTGGTCTATCTGGACAATGCTGCGACGACACAAAAACCACTAGCAGTTCTGGAAACAATCAACCGCTACTATGAGCAGGACAATGCCAATGTTCACCGTGGTGTTCATACCTTGGCTGAGCGAGCAACAGCTTCTTATGAAGCTGCTCGTGAAACCATTCGTAAGTTTATCAATGCAGGCTCTACAAAGGAAGTTCTCTTTACCAGAGGAACGACAACCAGCCTTAACTGGGTGGCACGCTTCGCTGAGGAAATTCTGACTGAGGGAGACCAAGTCTTGATTTCAGTAATGGAACACCATTCTAATATCATTCCATGGCAGGAAGCTTGTCGCAAGACTGGGGCAGAGCTTGTCTATGTTTATCTCAAGGACGGGGCTCTGGATATGGAGGATTTGCGCGCTAAATTGACTGATAAAGTCAAGTTTGTCTCTCTAGCTCAAGCCTCAAATGTTCTTGGTGTGGTCAATCCGATCAAGGAAATCACGCAATTGGCCCACCAAGTTAGAGCTATCATGGTAGTGGATGGTGCTCAATCTACACCTCATATGAAGATTGATGTCCAGGACTTGGATGTGGACTTCTTTGCCTTTTCGGGTCACAAGATGGCTGGTCCGACTGGTATTGGTGTTCTTTACGGTAAAGAAAAGTATCTGGAACAAATGTCACCAGTTGAGTTTGGTGGCGAGATGATTGATTTCGTCTATGAGCAATCTGCTAGTTGGAAGGAATTGCCTTGGAAATTTGAGGCTGGAACGCCGAATATGGCAGGTGCTATCGGACTTGCTGCAGCAGTGGATTATCTGGATAAGATTGGTATGGATGCCATTGAAGCTTATGAACAGGAATTGATTGCATACGTCTATCCAAAATTGCAGGCCATTGAAGGGTTGACCATTTATGGTTCGCAAGACCTGGCTCAACGTTCAGGTGTCATTGCCTTTAACCTAGGGGATCTTCATCCCCACGATCTTGCGACGGCTCTGGATTATGAAGGAGTGGCTGTTCGTGCTGGTCACCATTGCGCCCAACCTTTGCTTCAGCATTTGGAAGTCCCAGCAACAGCTCGTGCAAGTTTTTATATCTACAATACCAAGGCAGATTGTGACAAGCTAGTCGATGCCCTACAAAAGACAAAGGAGTTTTTCAATGGCACTTTCTAA
- the parC gene encoding DNA topoisomerase IV subunit A — protein MSNIQNMSLEDIMGERFGRYSKYIIQDRALPDIRDGLKPVQRRILYSMNKDGNTFDKSYRKSAKSVGNIMGNFHPHGDSSIYDAMVRMSQDWKNREILVEMHGNNGSMDGDPPAAMRYTEARLSEIAGYLLQDIEKKTVPFAWNFDDTEKEPTVLPAAFPNLLVNGSTGISAGYATDIPPHNLAEVIDATVYMIDHPTAKVDKLMEFLPGPDFPTGGIIQGRDEIKKAYETGKGRVVVRSKTEIEKLKGGKEQIVITEIPYEINKANLVKKIDDVRVNNKVAGIAEVRDESDRDGLRIAIELKKDANTELVLNYLFKYTDLQINYNFNMVAIDNFTPRQVGIVPILSSYIAHRREVILARSRFDKEKAEKRLHIVEGLIRVISILDEVIALIRASENKADAKENLKVSYEFTEEQAEAIVTLQLYRLTNTDVVVLQEEEAELREKIAMLAAIIGDERTMYNLMKKELREVKKKFATPRLSALEDTANVIEIDTASLIAEEDTYVSVTKAGYIKRTSPRSFAASTLEEIGKRDDDRLIFVQSVKTTQHLLMFTTLGNVIYRPIHELADIRWKDIGEHLSQTITNFETNEEILYVEVVDQFDDATTYFAATRLGQIKRVERKEFSPWRTYKSKSVKYAKLKDETDQIVAVAPIKLDDVLLISQNGYALRFNIEEVPVVGAKAAGVKAMNLKVDDALQAAFICNTSSFYLLTKRGSLKRVSCEEIPATSRAKRGLQVLRELKNKPHRVFLAGAVAEQGLIGDLFSTEVEENDQTLLVQSNKGTIYESRLQDLNLSERTSNGSFISDTISDEEVFDAYLKEVFKEDKASS, from the coding sequence ATGAGTAACATTCAAAATATGTCCCTTGAGGACATCATGGGAGAGCGCTTTGGTCGCTACTCCAAATACATCATTCAAGACCGAGCTTTGCCAGATATTCGTGATGGACTCAAGCCGGTTCAACGTCGTATTCTTTATTCGATGAATAAGGATGGCAATACCTTTGACAAGAGCTACCGTAAGTCTGCAAAGTCTGTCGGGAACATCATGGGGAATTTCCACCCCCACGGTGACAGTTCTATCTATGATGCCATGGTTCGTATGTCTCAGGATTGGAAAAACCGTGAGATTCTAGTTGAAATGCACGGTAATAACGGTTCTATGGACGGAGATCCGCCGGCGGCAATGCGTTATACTGAGGCGCGTTTGTCTGAGATTGCTGGTTATCTCCTTCAGGATATCGAGAAAAAGACAGTTCCCTTTGCTTGGAACTTTGACGATACGGAGAAAGAACCAACTGTCTTACCAGCAGCCTTTCCAAACCTCTTGGTTAATGGTTCGACTGGGATTTCGGCTGGTTATGCCACAGATATTCCTCCGCATAATTTGGCAGAGGTCATTGATGCGACTGTTTACATGATTGACCACCCAACAGCCAAGGTGGACAAGCTCATGGAATTCTTGCCTGGACCAGATTTCCCGACAGGAGGGATTATTCAAGGTCGTGATGAAATCAAGAAGGCCTATGAAACTGGGAAAGGGCGCGTGGTCGTTCGATCTAAGACGGAGATTGAAAAGCTAAAAGGTGGTAAGGAACAAATCGTTATCACTGAAATTCCTTATGAAATCAATAAGGCTAATCTAGTCAAGAAAATCGATGATGTTCGTGTCAATAACAAGGTAGCTGGTATTGCTGAGGTTCGTGATGAGTCTGACCGTGACGGTCTTCGTATTGCTATTGAACTCAAGAAAGATGCTAATACCGAGCTCGTTCTCAACTATCTATTCAAATATACTGACTTGCAAATCAACTACAACTTTAACATGGTGGCGATTGACAATTTCACGCCTCGTCAGGTCGGGATTGTCCCAATCTTGTCTAGCTATATCGCCCACCGTCGTGAAGTGATTTTGGCGCGTTCTCGCTTTGACAAGGAAAAGGCTGAGAAACGTCTGCATATCGTCGAAGGTTTGATTCGCGTGATTTCGATTTTGGACGAAGTGATTGCCCTTATCCGTGCTTCTGAGAATAAGGCTGACGCTAAGGAAAATCTCAAGGTCAGCTATGAATTTACAGAGGAGCAGGCAGAGGCTATCGTAACCTTGCAACTTTACCGTTTGACCAATACCGACGTGGTTGTCTTGCAGGAAGAAGAAGCAGAGCTTCGTGAAAAGATTGCTATGCTGGCGGCCATTATTGGTGATGAACGGACTATGTACAATCTCATGAAGAAAGAACTCCGTGAGGTCAAGAAGAAATTTGCGACTCCACGTTTGAGTGCTTTAGAAGATACAGCAAACGTAATTGAGATTGATACAGCGAGTTTGATTGCCGAGGAAGATACCTATGTCAGCGTAACCAAGGCAGGTTACATCAAGCGTACCAGTCCTCGTTCCTTTGCGGCTTCCACTCTGGAAGAAATTGGCAAACGTGATGATGATCGTTTGATTTTTGTTCAATCGGTTAAGACAACGCAACACCTCTTGATGTTTACAACTCTTGGAAATGTCATCTATCGACCAATCCATGAATTGGCAGATATTCGCTGGAAGGATATCGGAGAGCATCTGAGCCAGACCATTACCAACTTTGAAACTAACGAAGAAATCCTCTATGTAGAAGTTGTTGATCAGTTTGATGATGCGACTACCTACTTTGCAGCAACTCGCCTTGGTCAAATCAAGCGTGTAGAACGCAAAGAATTCTCTCCATGGCGGACCTACAAGTCTAAGTCTGTCAAGTATGCTAAGCTCAAAGACGAGACAGACCAGATTGTAGCAGTGGCTCCGATTAAACTGGATGATGTACTCTTGATTAGCCAAAACGGTTACGCCCTTCGTTTCAATATCGAAGAGGTACCGGTTGTTGGTGCCAAGGCTGCAGGTGTCAAGGCTATGAACCTGAAAGTAGATGATGCACTTCAGGCTGCCTTTATCTGTAACACTTCATCCTTCTACCTCTTGACCAAACGTGGTAGCTTGAAACGTGTCTCTTGTGAGGAAATTCCGGCGACCAGCCGTGCCAAACGAGGCCTACAAGTCTTGCGTGAGTTGAAAAACAAACCGCACCGTGTCTTCTTGGCTGGAGCAGTTGCAGAACAAGGCTTGATCGGTGATCTTTTTAGTACAGAAGTAGAAGAAAACGACCAAACGTTACTTGTCCAATCTAACAAGGGAACAATCTATGAGAGTCGATTGCAAGACCTCAACTTGTCAGAACGTACTAGCAATGGAAGCTTTATTTCAGACACCATTTCAGATGAAGAAGTTTTCGATGCTTACCTCAAAGAAGTCTTTAAAGAGGATAAAGCGAGTTCGTAA
- the dnaX gene encoding DNA polymerase III subunit gamma/tau has product MYQALYRKYRSQTFSQLVGQEVVAKTLKQAVEQEKISHAYLFSGPRGTGKTSVAKIFAKAMNCPNQVDGEPCNNCYICQAVTEGSLEDVIEMDAASNNGVDEIREIRDKSTYAPSLARYKVYIIDEVHMLSTGAFNALLKTLEEPTQNVVFILATTELHKIPATILSRVQRFEFKSIRTQDITAHIHHILEKENISSEPDAVEIIARRAEGGMRDALSILDQALSLTQGNALTTAISEEITGTISLTALDDYVAALSQQDVSKALDSLNLLFENGKSMTRFVTDLLQYLRDLLVVQTGGENTHHSPVFMDNLALSQESLFEMIRIATVSLADMKASLQPKIYAEMMTIRLAEIKPEPMLSEAVESEISALRQEVVRLKQELANVGTTPKQVAPVPSRPATSKTVYRVDRNKVQSILQEAVENPDLARQNLIRLQNAWGEVIESLAGPDKALLVGSQPVAANEHHAILAFESNFNAGQTMKRDNLNTMFGNILSQAAGFSPEILAISLEEWKEVRAAFSARNKSSQADQEVEEENLIPEGFEFLADKVMVEED; this is encoded by the coding sequence ATGTATCAAGCACTTTATCGAAAATATAGAAGCCAGACTTTTTCACAACTAGTAGGTCAAGAAGTTGTGGCTAAAACCCTAAAACAAGCAGTCGAGCAGGAAAAGATTAGTCATGCTTATCTTTTCTCGGGTCCTCGTGGGACTGGGAAGACCAGTGTAGCCAAGATTTTTGCCAAGGCTATGAACTGTCCCAACCAAGTGGACGGAGAACCATGTAATAACTGCTATATCTGCCAAGCAGTGACAGAAGGTAGCTTAGAAGATGTTATCGAAATGGATGCGGCTTCAAATAATGGAGTTGATGAAATCCGTGAAATTCGTGATAAATCTACTTACGCTCCTAGTTTAGCACGTTATAAGGTCTATATCATAGACGAGGTTCATATGCTGTCTACAGGAGCTTTTAATGCGCTTTTGAAGACTTTGGAAGAACCAACTCAAAATGTTGTCTTTATCTTGGCGACCACCGAATTGCACAAGATTCCAGCAACCATTTTATCGCGTGTCCAACGTTTTGAGTTTAAATCGATTCGAACGCAAGATATCACGGCACATATTCATCATATTTTAGAAAAAGAAAATATCAGTTCTGAACCAGATGCTGTGGAAATCATTGCCAGACGAGCTGAAGGTGGAATGCGGGATGCCTTGTCTATTCTAGACCAAGCCTTGAGTTTGACGCAAGGGAATGCTTTAACTACAGCTATCTCTGAGGAGATTACAGGCACCATTAGTCTAACAGCGCTTGATGACTATGTAGCCGCCTTGTCTCAGCAGGATGTTTCAAAAGCACTTGATTCTTTGAACCTTTTGTTTGAAAATGGCAAGAGCATGACGCGTTTTGTGACGGATCTCTTGCAGTATTTGCGTGATCTACTAGTTGTTCAGACAGGTGGCGAAAATACTCATCATAGTCCAGTTTTTATGGACAATCTAGCTCTTTCTCAGGAAAGTCTCTTTGAAATGATTCGAATAGCGACTGTGAGCTTGGCGGATATGAAAGCTAGTCTACAACCTAAGATTTATGCTGAGATGATGACCATTCGTTTAGCGGAGATTAAGCCTGAACCAATGCTTTCAGAAGCTGTCGAAAGTGAAATCTCTGCACTGAGACAGGAAGTAGTTCGTCTCAAACAAGAGCTTGCCAATGTAGGCACAACTCCTAAACAAGTTGCGCCAGTCCCTAGTCGTCCAGCCACTTCCAAGACAGTCTATCGAGTGGATCGCAACAAAGTTCAGTCTATTCTGCAAGAAGCTGTTGAAAATCCTGATTTGGCACGACAAAACTTGATTCGCCTCCAGAATGCATGGGGAGAAGTGATTGAAAGTTTAGCTGGACCTGATAAGGCCCTTCTCGTAGGTTCTCAACCAGTTGCGGCCAATGAACACCATGCTATTTTAGCCTTTGAGTCTAATTTCAATGCTGGGCAAACCATGAAACGGGATAACCTCAATACCATGTTTGGCAATATTCTCAGCCAAGCGGCTGGATTTTCACCTGAAATCCTGGCAATTTCCCTAGAGGAATGGAAAGAGGTTCGTGCAGCATTTTCAGCTAGAAACAAGTCTTCTCAAGCAGATCAAGAGGTAGAAGAAGAGAACTTGATTCCAGAAGGATTCGAATTTCTTGCTGATAAAGTCATGGTCGAAGAAGACTAA
- the rpsA gene encoding 30S ribosomal protein S1, giving the protein MNEFEDLLNSVSQVEPGDVVSAEVLTVDATQANVAISGTGVEGVLTLRELTNDRDADINDFVKVGEVLDVLVLRQVVGKDTDTVTYLVSKKRLEARKAWDKLVGREEEVVTVKGTRAVKGGLSVEFEGVRGFIPASMLDTRFVRNTERFVGQEFDAKIKEVDPKENRFILSRREVVEAATAAARAEVFGKLAVGDVVTGKVARITSFGAFIDLGGVDGLVHLTELSHERNVSPKSVVTVGEEIEVKILDLNEEEGRVSLSLKATTPGPWDGVEQKLAKGDVVEGTVKRLTDFGAFVEVLPGIDGLVHVSQISHKRIENPKEALTVGQEVTVKVLDVNADAERVSLSIKALEERPAQEEGQKEEKRAARPRRPKRQEKRDFELPETQTGFSMADLFGDIEL; this is encoded by the coding sequence ATGAACGAATTTGAAGATTTGCTAAATAGCGTTAGCCAAGTTGAGCCTGGTGATGTTGTTAGTGCTGAAGTATTGACAGTTGATGCGACTCAAGCTAACGTTGCAATCTCTGGGACTGGTGTTGAAGGTGTCTTGACTCTTCGCGAATTGACAAACGATCGCGATGCAGATATTAATGACTTTGTGAAAGTAGGAGAAGTATTGGATGTTCTTGTACTTCGTCAAGTAGTTGGTAAAGATACTGATACAGTTACATACCTTGTATCTAAAAAACGCCTTGAAGCTCGCAAAGCATGGGACAAACTTGTAGGACGCGAAGAAGAAGTTGTTACTGTTAAAGGAACTCGTGCCGTTAAAGGTGGACTTTCAGTAGAATTTGAAGGTGTTCGTGGATTCATTCCAGCTTCAATGTTGGATACTCGTTTCGTACGTAACACTGAACGTTTCGTAGGTCAAGAATTTGATGCTAAAATCAAAGAAGTTGATCCTAAAGAAAACCGCTTCATCCTTTCACGTCGTGAAGTTGTTGAAGCAGCTACTGCAGCAGCTCGTGCTGAAGTATTCGGTAAATTGGCTGTTGGTGATGTCGTAACTGGTAAAGTTGCTCGTATCACTAGCTTTGGTGCTTTCATCGACCTTGGTGGTGTTGACGGATTGGTCCACTTGACTGAATTGTCACACGAACGTAACGTATCACCTAAATCAGTTGTAACTGTTGGTGAAGAAATCGAGGTGAAAATCCTTGATCTTAATGAAGAAGAAGGACGCGTATCACTTTCACTTAAAGCAACAACACCTGGACCATGGGATGGCGTTGAGCAAAAGTTGGCTAAAGGTGATGTAGTAGAAGGAACAGTTAAACGTTTGACTGACTTTGGTGCATTTGTTGAAGTGTTGCCAGGTATCGATGGACTTGTTCACGTATCACAAATTTCACACAAACGTATCGAAAATCCAAAAGAAGCTCTTACTGTTGGTCAAGAAGTTACTGTTAAAGTCCTTGATGTTAACGCTGACGCAGAACGCGTATCACTTTCTATCAAAGCTCTTGAAGAACGTCCAGCTCAAGAAGAAGGACAAAAAGAAGAAAAACGTGCTGCTCGTCCACGTCGTCCAAAACGTCAAGAAAAACGTGATTTCGAACTTCCAGAAACACAAACAGGATTCTCAATGGCTGACTTGTTCGGTGATATCGAACTTTAA
- a CDS encoding GAF domain-containing protein codes for MLDSEKQSQYQLLNEELSYLLEGESNVLANLSNASALLKSRFPNTVFAGFYLFDGSELVLGPFQGGVSCIRIPLGKGVCGEAAEFQETVLVGDVSTYPNYISCDSMAKSEIVVPMLKNGQLLGVLDLDSSLIDDYNAVDRDYLEQFVAILLEKTEWDFTMFEEKA; via the coding sequence ATGTTAGATTCAGAAAAACAATCACAATATCAATTGTTAAATGAGGAACTCTCTTATTTACTTGAAGGTGAGAGCAATGTTCTTGCCAATCTTTCGAATGCTAGTGCCCTCCTAAAATCTCGCTTTCCCAATACTGTATTTGCAGGGTTTTATCTGTTTGATGGTAGCGAGTTGGTTTTAGGGCCTTTTCAGGGTGGCGTTTCGTGCATTCGCATCCCACTTGGAAAAGGCGTATGTGGAGAAGCTGCTGAGTTTCAAGAGACTGTTTTAGTTGGCGATGTGAGCACCTATCCAAACTACATTTCTTGTGATAGTATGGCCAAGAGTGAAATCGTGGTTCCCATGCTCAAGAATGGTCAATTGCTGGGTGTCTTAGACCTAGATTCTTCACTTATTGATGATTACAATGCCGTTGACCGTGATTACTTGGAACAATTTGTCGCTATTTTGCTTGAGAAGACAGAATGGGACTTTACGATGTTTGAGGAGAAAGCCTAA
- the sufD gene encoding Fe-S cluster assembly protein SufD codes for MTKENIKLFSEMHAEPSWLADLRQKAFDKIESLELPVIERVKFHRWNLGDGTITESEPSANVPDFTALDNHLKLVQVGTQTVFEQTPVALAEQGVVFTDFHSALEEIPELIEEFFMSSVKYDDDKLAAYHTAYFNSGAVLYIPDNVEITEPIEGIFYQDSDSDVPFNKHILIIAGKNSKISYLERLESRGGCSAKATANIMVEVIARSGAQVKFAAIDRLGENVTAYISRRGKLGNDASIDWAIGVMNEGNVVADFDSDLIGNGSHADLKVVALSSGRQVQGIDTRVTNYGCNSIGNILQHGVILEKATLTFNGIGHIIKGAKGADAQQESRVLMLSDQARSDANPILLIDENDVTAGHAASIGQVDPEDMYYLMSRGLDKATAERLVVRGFLGSVIVEIPVKEVRDEMIATIEEKLSKR; via the coding sequence ATGACTAAAGAGAATATTAAACTTTTTTCAGAAATGCACGCTGAACCAAGCTGGTTGGCTGACCTCCGTCAAAAAGCTTTTGATAAGATTGAGAGTTTGGAATTACCAGTTATTGAGCGTGTCAAATTTCACCGTTGGAATCTGGGAGATGGAACCATCACAGAAAGTGAGCCTTCAGCAAATGTTCCTGACTTCACGGCTCTAGATAATCACTTGAAGTTGGTGCAAGTAGGAACGCAAACTGTTTTTGAACAAACTCCAGTTGCGTTAGCTGAACAAGGTGTTGTCTTTACAGACTTCCACTCAGCTTTAGAAGAAATTCCCGAACTTATCGAGGAATTCTTCATGTCATCTGTTAAGTATGACGATGACAAGTTGGCAGCCTACCATACAGCTTACTTTAACAGTGGTGCTGTTCTCTACATTCCTGATAATGTTGAGATTACAGAGCCAATCGAAGGAATTTTCTACCAAGACAGCGATAGCGATGTGCCATTTAACAAGCATATCCTTATCATTGCTGGTAAAAACTCTAAAATAAGCTATCTTGAACGTCTAGAGTCACGAGGAGGTTGTAGTGCAAAAGCAACTGCCAATATCATGGTCGAAGTGATTGCTCGTTCTGGTGCGCAAGTGAAATTTGCGGCCATTGACCGTTTAGGTGAAAATGTCACTGCCTACATTAGCCGCCGTGGTAAACTAGGCAACGATGCAAGCATTGACTGGGCAATCGGTGTCATGAACGAAGGAAATGTTGTTGCTGATTTTGATAGCGATTTGATTGGAAATGGTAGCCATGCTGACCTTAAAGTCGTAGCTCTTTCAAGTGGTCGTCAGGTTCAAGGGATTGACACTCGTGTGACTAACTATGGTTGCAACTCAATCGGAAATATCCTTCAACATGGGGTTATCCTTGAAAAAGCAACTTTGACCTTCAATGGGATCGGTCACATCATCAAGGGTGCCAAGGGAGCAGATGCGCAACAAGAAAGCCGTGTTCTCATGCTTTCAGACCAAGCGCGTTCAGATGCCAACCCAATTCTTTTGATTGATGAAAATGACGTTACTGCAGGTCACGCGGCTTCTATCGGTCAGGTGGATCCAGAAGACATGTACTACCTCATGAGTCGTGGTTTGGATAAGGCGACTGCGGAACGTTTGGTTGTTCGCGGTTTCCTTGGCTCCGTAATTGTTGAGATTCCAGTCAAAGAAGTTCGTGACGAAATGATTGCAACTATTGAAGAAAAATTGTCAAAACGCTAA
- a CDS encoding DUF2969 domain-containing protein: MSKKDKKIEIQLTDAKVTVGKDSYEGYILTIGKKVIGEIAELDNQFAIIKNGNVDSFYKKLEKAVEILIENYNLTK, encoded by the coding sequence ATGAGTAAAAAAGATAAGAAAATTGAAATCCAATTAACCGATGCAAAAGTGACTGTTGGAAAAGACAGCTATGAAGGATACATTTTGACAATTGGGAAAAAGGTTATTGGGGAAATTGCCGAATTAGATAACCAATTTGCCATCATAAAGAATGGAAATGTCGATAGTTTTTATAAAAAACTTGAAAAAGCTGTGGAAATTTTGATTGAAAACTATAATTTGACAAAATAA